A genomic stretch from Lathyrus oleraceus cultivar Zhongwan6 chromosome 2, CAAS_Psat_ZW6_1.0, whole genome shotgun sequence includes:
- the LOC127122901 gene encoding uncharacterized protein LOC127122901 — MQNMNQQLPMQMQRPYGMHPVQQQPMFGFPPNQLPPHPMVPQNPTFSGNSQFGVVPGNQVRPPIAPNPAAGNPNGFVSGPFPSQQLQGNTSVPHNTNNAQSSAFRNSHSQENPNSNVNTNFANSNWKGSPNNNFKGNRRTNACEKKTGPNNERAGTFGLNSEEHQQQPQRSYSATYSEQEILRWRDARRKNHPSREKNEKTQSEQSKDSKCIDREVLQRELKEVLAKQAELGVEVAEIPSYYLKNAANQGLQSEENETPFTNKIKFKNKARRNPNKRRRNGKKQKLADKDFLENKKKPTLLQKLLSADIVRDQSYLFQVFRFMTANSFLKDYPDKPLVYPPVLVKEMGSEVYDGKKHLHGGKDVVEDGTKGIVETQLVGKQVYY; from the exons ATGCAGAATATGAACCAACAGTTACCTATGCAAATGCAGAGACCATATGGCATGCATCCTGTTCAACAACAACCTATGTTTGGCTTTCCTCCTAACCAACTGCCTCCTCATCCTATGGTCCCTCAAAATCCAACGTTTTCTGGAAATTCTCAGTTTGGTGTTGTGCCTGGAAATCAAGTCAGGCCACCGATTGCCCCAAATCCGGCAGCCGGGAACCCAAATGGTTTTGTATCAGGTCCTTTTCCATCTCAGCAGTTACAAGGGAATACTTCTGTGCCACATAATACAAACAATGCTCAAAGTTCTGCATTTAGGAATTCACATTCACAG GAAAATCCTAATAGCAATGTCAACACTAATTTTGCAAACTCTAACTGGAAAGGATCGCCAAACAATAACTTCAAAGGAAACAGGAGA ACTAATGCTTGTGAGAAAAAAACAGGTCCCAACAATGAGAGAGCAGGAACTTTTGGTTTAAATTCTGAGGAACATCAGCAGCAACCACAAAG ATCCTATTCTGCGACTTATTCTGAGCAAGAAATTCTACGATGGCGTGACGCACGGAGGAAGAATCACCCTTCCAGAGAAAAAAATGAGAAG ACGCAGAGTGAACAATCGAAAGACTCCAAGTGCATTGATAGAGAGGTTTTACAAAGAGAG CTCAAAGAGGTTTTAGCAAAGCAAGCTGAGTTGGGAGTTGAAGTTGCCGAAATACCTTCATACTATCTGAAGAATGCTGCAAATCAAGGCCTTCAGAGTGAAGAGAATGAAACCCCATTTACCaacaaaataaaattcaaaaacAAGGCAAGAAGGAATCCAAACAAAAGGCGTCGGAACGGTAAGAAGCAGAAGCTGGCTGACAAAGATTTTTTAGAAAACAAGAAGAAGCCAACTTTATTACAGAAACTCTTGAGTGCAGATATAGTGAGGGATCAAAGCTACCTGTTTCAGGTTTTCAGGTTCATGACAGCGAATTCGTTCTTGAAGGATTATCCTGATAAGCCTCTGGTATATCCACCAGTTTTGGTAAAAGAAATGGGGTCTGAAGTTTATGATGGAAAAAAACATTTGCATGGCGGAAaagatgttgttgaagatggTACCAAGGGAATAGTTGAAACACAACTTGTTGGGAAACAAGTTTATTACTAG